One Sulfuricurvum sp. DNA window includes the following coding sequences:
- a CDS encoding DUF2721 domain-containing protein → MLLADVIPTLQLAIGPVILISGVGLIILSLTNRFGRIIDRTRQLSVEYRNSSNSDHLRILSELKILTLRAKVIRNSNFLAVLSVLFVSFIIIGLFGSALYHFNMTYLLITLFISSIVSLIGSLSLFIYDLELSLKAIWIELPKAISQSESD, encoded by the coding sequence ATGTTACTCGCAGATGTTATCCCCACATTACAGTTAGCCATCGGTCCTGTCATTTTAATCTCCGGTGTCGGTTTGATTATTTTGAGTCTTACGAATCGTTTCGGACGGATAATCGATCGCACCCGACAACTCTCTGTTGAGTACCGTAACTCATCAAACAGCGATCATCTTCGTATTCTATCTGAGCTTAAAATATTAACACTCAGAGCAAAAGTGATTCGAAATAGTAATTTTTTGGCGGTATTGAGTGTTTTATTTGTTTCCTTTATTATCATCGGACTGTTTGGATCTGCACTGTACCATTTTAATATGACCTACTTGCTCATAACCCTTTTTATTTCGAGTATCGTCAGTTTAATAGGATCACTTTCTTTATTCATCTATGATCTTGAACTCTCACTTAAAGCTATTTGGATAGAACTTCCAAAAGCAATATCTCAATCCGAAAGTGATTGA
- a CDS encoding transglycosylase domain-containing protein produces the protein MKKKLWIIIALIVMIPIGYLGYVIYNFEYETQRLINYKPLLTTEVYDRNGEKIANLFSDEHRYYVSFENIPPRLIEALIAIEDTDFFEHHGVNPDAIMRAIIKDVSAGKLKEGASTITQQLVKNALLTRDKNFARKFKEVLYAIRIEQELSKEQILERYFNEIYLGHGYYGIKTASDGYFHKPLKELSLKEMAMLVGLPKGPNFYAPTKNYELCLGRANRIIARMQELGWIDQATYDKATQERPQVYNDTLSKNSGPYIIDEVMRQLGDAFPDIRSGGYKIYTTIDMRLQESGYKALQSGREEILKRAEESGVLDENIKSQLNGALMSMDPNTGEVLAMVGGYDYSVSPFNRVTQAKRQPGSAFKPFIYQVALDSGMSPATLVPDIARTYTYKGDNGEDKEWKPKNYKNEYKGMVTIRDALTHSRNLATINMVSDMGFQKVVEGLRRYGIVENIPPDLSIALGTIMISPYDLAKYYTMFPTGGIQTNPILIRQVITPKGETFRYENKRRQVNTKEQTYLMTSILQDVVAYGTGTSARVSGVDIAGKTGTTNKNVDAWFVGYSPTVETVVWYGNDNNTPMPRSETGGRAAGQVFRYFYQDLMRIYPNTKRYFDRPAGVYLDSAIDSNSTENFTDTSAAPDATQAPAPTTEEKLVF, from the coding sequence ATGAAGAAAAAATTATGGATTATAATAGCTCTTATAGTGATGATTCCCATCGGTTATTTGGGGTATGTTATTTATAACTTTGAATACGAAACGCAACGCCTTATCAACTATAAACCCCTTTTGACTACAGAAGTGTATGACCGAAACGGTGAAAAAATTGCCAATCTTTTTAGTGATGAACACCGTTATTACGTTTCGTTTGAGAATATCCCACCTCGTCTTATTGAAGCACTTATCGCGATTGAAGATACCGATTTTTTTGAACATCATGGGGTAAATCCGGATGCTATTATGCGTGCTATTATCAAAGATGTCTCTGCCGGAAAGCTCAAAGAGGGGGCGAGTACGATTACGCAACAACTCGTTAAAAATGCCCTTTTAACCCGAGATAAAAATTTTGCCCGTAAATTTAAAGAGGTTCTTTATGCTATTCGTATTGAACAAGAACTCTCTAAAGAACAAATCTTAGAGAGGTATTTTAATGAAATTTATCTCGGGCATGGATATTACGGTATTAAAACTGCATCTGATGGATATTTCCATAAGCCGCTGAAAGAGTTGAGCCTCAAAGAGATGGCGATGTTGGTAGGACTTCCAAAGGGGCCTAATTTTTATGCGCCGACTAAAAACTATGAGCTCTGTTTAGGGCGTGCCAATCGTATTATCGCGAGGATGCAAGAACTCGGATGGATTGATCAAGCAACCTATGATAAAGCGACACAAGAGCGCCCTCAAGTTTATAACGATACATTGAGTAAGAACTCGGGACCTTATATCATCGATGAGGTTATGCGTCAACTCGGCGATGCCTTTCCCGATATTCGTAGCGGAGGATATAAAATCTACACGACCATCGATATGCGACTGCAAGAATCGGGATATAAAGCACTTCAATCGGGACGTGAGGAAATTTTGAAACGGGCTGAAGAATCGGGTGTGTTAGATGAAAATATAAAAAGTCAGCTCAACGGAGCTTTGATGAGTATGGATCCGAATACGGGTGAAGTGTTGGCGATGGTCGGCGGATATGATTATTCGGTGAGTCCGTTTAATCGTGTTACCCAAGCCAAACGTCAACCGGGTTCAGCATTTAAACCGTTTATTTATCAAGTCGCACTCGATAGCGGTATGTCACCGGCAACACTGGTTCCCGATATCGCCCGCACCTATACCTATAAAGGGGACAATGGTGAGGATAAAGAGTGGAAACCGAAAAACTATAAAAACGAGTACAAAGGGATGGTAACCATCCGTGATGCACTGACCCATTCTCGAAATTTGGCAACCATCAACATGGTGAGCGATATGGGTTTCCAAAAAGTGGTTGAAGGGCTTCGACGTTATGGAATCGTTGAAAATATCCCTCCCGATCTCTCTATCGCTTTGGGAACTATTATGATCTCTCCGTACGATTTGGCGAAATATTACACCATGTTCCCAACCGGTGGGATTCAAACGAATCCGATTTTAATCCGTCAAGTCATTACCCCAAAAGGGGAGACGTTCCGTTATGAAAATAAACGTCGTCAAGTAAATACCAAAGAACAAACCTATCTTATGACCTCAATCTTGCAAGATGTTGTTGCGTATGGAACAGGGACATCAGCTCGCGTATCAGGGGTTGATATCGCCGGTAAAACAGGTACAACCAATAAAAACGTCGATGCATGGTTTGTTGGTTATTCTCCAACTGTTGAGACGGTAGTTTGGTATGGGAACGATAATAATACTCCAATGCCTCGAAGTGAGACGGGTGGACGTGCAGCAGGACAAGTTTTCCGCTATTTTTACCAAGATTTAATGCGAATTTACCCCAATACTAAACGTTATTTTGATCGTCCTGCCGGAGTGTATTTGGATTCAGCAATCGATAGTAATTCGACCGAAAATTTTACCGATACTTCCGCTGCACCTGATGCAACGCAAGCACCCGCACCGACAACAGAAGAGAAATTGGTATTTTAA
- a CDS encoding c-type cytochrome produces MKTLIAILGLTAMLSAADGAAMYQKCSACHGAKAEKAALGKSEVIGGWSSSKTLDALKGYKAGTRNTKGMGAIMKGQTASLSDGDMKVLSDYIAGLK; encoded by the coding sequence ATGAAAACGTTAATTGCAATTTTAGGTTTAACAGCAATGTTGAGTGCTGCCGATGGTGCGGCAATGTATCAAAAATGTAGTGCATGTCATGGTGCTAAAGCCGAAAAAGCGGCTTTAGGAAAATCAGAAGTGATTGGTGGATGGAGTTCATCAAAAACACTTGATGCTCTCAAAGGGTATAAAGCGGGAACCCGTAATACCAAAGGGATGGGTGCTATCATGAAAGGGCAAACAGCCTCGTTGAGTGATGGCGATATGAAAGTACTCAGCGATTATATTGCAGGGTTAAAATAA
- a CDS encoding MBOAT family protein — MLFNSYEFIFFFLPITFGIYFWLNKKRLTSASKGWMVFASLFFYSWWNVIYLPLILGSILFNFTVGSSITHINTTHLLKKRLSSKSLLTFGIFANVLLLVYFKYMDFFITNANTFAGTHFNMMHIVLPLGISFFTFTQIAYLVDAYRNEVKEMDYLNYTLFVTFFPHLLAGPILHHKEMMPQFDDIRNKVLNTKNISAGMYLFAIGLFKKVVIADTFAIWASYGYNHTASISLMSAWATSLSYTFQLYFDFSGYTDMALAVALLFNIKLPINFNSPYKALNIQDFWRRWHMTLSRFLRDYIYIPLGGNRGGEFRTYSNLFTVFLVGGLWHGASWMFVIWGALHGVAIVTHRLWQQMGLKMNTMLAWFITFNFINITWIFFRAKGWDDAVNILSGMFGLNGIEEVSDLLEFGGLSTIDLFMMGVVFILGISTFFTPNSNQLVSSLRLTNKSMVFGLFLMCMGVLHLSKISTFLYFNF, encoded by the coding sequence ATGCTCTTTAATAGCTATGAATTCATCTTTTTCTTTTTACCGATTACCTTTGGTATCTATTTTTGGCTGAATAAAAAACGTTTGACGTCCGCTTCAAAAGGGTGGATGGTATTTGCTTCACTCTTTTTTTATTCGTGGTGGAATGTTATTTATCTCCCCCTTATTTTAGGTTCTATCCTTTTTAACTTTACGGTAGGCTCGAGTATTACCCATATTAACACGACCCACCTTTTGAAAAAAAGGCTCTCTTCTAAGAGCCTATTAACGTTTGGTATTTTTGCCAATGTTTTGTTGCTGGTCTATTTCAAGTATATGGATTTTTTTATTACCAATGCCAATACGTTCGCTGGTACCCATTTTAATATGATGCATATCGTTCTCCCTTTGGGGATTAGCTTTTTCACTTTTACCCAAATCGCGTATTTAGTCGATGCGTATCGGAATGAAGTTAAAGAGATGGATTATCTCAACTATACCCTTTTTGTCACCTTTTTCCCCCATTTGCTAGCAGGGCCTATTTTGCATCATAAAGAGATGATGCCGCAGTTTGATGACATCCGTAATAAAGTATTGAATACCAAAAATATTAGTGCCGGAATGTATCTGTTTGCCATCGGACTCTTTAAAAAAGTGGTTATTGCCGATACGTTTGCCATCTGGGCATCGTATGGATACAACCATACAGCCTCTATATCCTTGATGAGTGCGTGGGCAACTTCACTCTCATATACATTTCAGCTCTATTTTGATTTTAGCGGTTATACCGATATGGCGTTGGCGGTTGCTTTGCTCTTTAATATCAAACTCCCTATCAATTTTAATAGCCCCTATAAAGCGTTGAATATCCAAGATTTTTGGAGACGTTGGCACATGACGTTATCGCGCTTTTTGCGTGATTACATCTATATCCCTCTCGGTGGTAATCGTGGTGGAGAATTTCGTACCTATAGCAATCTTTTTACCGTCTTTTTGGTTGGCGGATTATGGCATGGAGCATCGTGGATGTTCGTCATTTGGGGTGCATTGCATGGGGTAGCGATTGTAACGCATCGATTGTGGCAACAGATGGGGCTTAAAATGAATACGATGCTGGCATGGTTCATTACCTTTAATTTTATCAATATTACGTGGATTTTCTTTAGGGCAAAAGGGTGGGATGATGCGGTTAATATCTTATCGGGTATGTTTGGGTTAAACGGGATTGAAGAAGTGTCTGATTTGCTGGAGTTCGGTGGATTATCAACCATAGATTTGTTTATGATGGGTGTCGTTTTTATTCTGGGGATAAGTACTTTTTTCACACCCAATTCCAATCAGTTGGTCAGTTCTTTACGTTTAACCAACAAGAGTATGGTGTTTGGTCTCTTTTTGATGTGTATGGGAGTATTGCATCTGAGTAAGATTTCAACATTTCTCTATTTTAACTTTTAG
- a CDS encoding transcriptional repressor TraM encodes MLFNPTPLEKLTTLTNQLIEKHASAANDNQALHNEIATLKSSLKAKEDEVASLNNELLEKDIEIEAIVSKIETLLG; translated from the coding sequence ATGCTTTTTAACCCAACCCCTCTTGAGAAACTCACTACGCTGACCAATCAGCTTATCGAAAAACATGCATCGGCTGCTAATGATAACCAAGCGCTTCACAATGAGATTGCTACCTTAAAATCATCATTAAAAGCGAAAGAGGATGAGGTAGCAAGCCTCAATAATGAATTGCTGGAAAAAGATATTGAGATCGAAGCTATCGTCTCTAAAATCGAAACTCTTTTAGGATAA
- a CDS encoding ATP-binding cassette domain-containing protein: MKSIAIEHLKIVHKSKVLVECAFRIGSSLALVGQSGSGKSLILKTLLGLNESTLEIELRKSAHFEWIRGKSVSLVPQNPFTALSPLTKIKDQLFLSHEEAVRMFGWLGLAEELLNRYPSELSGGQLQRVIIGIALSSKPSLLLLDEPTTALDLNSKRALIDLLLSLQHQFGFSMLFVTHDMSVASQLCEDICVLKEGMIVEEGKMADVLRNPHHLYTQQLIDADFETREYRK; encoded by the coding sequence ATGAAGAGTATCGCGATTGAGCACCTAAAAATCGTCCATAAATCTAAAGTGTTAGTAGAGTGTGCATTTCGTATCGGCTCCTCTTTGGCGCTTGTTGGGCAAAGTGGAAGCGGCAAATCGCTTATTCTTAAAACCCTTTTGGGGTTGAATGAGAGCACTTTGGAGATAGAACTTCGTAAAAGTGCACATTTTGAGTGGATTCGGGGCAAAAGTGTCTCATTGGTTCCCCAAAATCCTTTTACTGCCCTCTCTCCGCTTACCAAGATTAAAGACCAACTTTTTCTCTCTCATGAAGAGGCGGTGAGGATGTTTGGATGGCTTGGGTTAGCTGAAGAGCTTTTGAACCGTTATCCGAGTGAACTCTCAGGTGGGCAATTACAGCGGGTCATTATCGGGATAGCGTTAAGCTCTAAGCCCTCATTGCTCCTTTTGGATGAGCCGACAACGGCATTGGATTTAAACTCAAAACGAGCTTTGATTGATTTGTTACTATCGTTACAGCATCAATTTGGGTTTTCGATGCTTTTTGTCACCCATGATATGAGTGTTGCATCACAATTGTGTGAAGATATTTGTGTCCTTAAAGAGGGAATGATAGTGGAAGAGGGTAAAATGGCAGATGTTTTACGCAATCCTCACCATTTGTATACGCAACAGTTGATTGACGCTGATTTTGAAACCAGGGAATATAGAAAATGA
- the maf gene encoding septum formation inhibitor Maf codes for MLRLASSSVTRAELLRVAGIPFLQESIDFDEDSIVAPTPKNFVYQATLGKYRLNLERFGCADYPLLVADTVVTAGGKILRKAKDEADARAILETQSGSEVAIITCMIYKTPRLELLDISSTHYFFDPFKPDAVERYIQSGEWRGKAGACMVEGFCKPYIREVRGFESTAMGLCVEVLKPFV; via the coding sequence ATGCTCCGTTTAGCTTCTTCCTCCGTTACTCGTGCTGAACTGCTGAGAGTGGCGGGCATCCCCTTTCTCCAAGAGTCTATCGATTTCGATGAAGACTCTATAGTCGCTCCAACTCCGAAAAACTTTGTCTATCAAGCGACACTCGGAAAATACCGTTTGAATTTAGAGAGATTCGGATGTGCCGATTATCCCCTCCTTGTCGCCGATACGGTAGTCACTGCAGGGGGAAAAATCTTGCGAAAAGCAAAAGATGAAGCCGATGCACGTGCTATTTTAGAGACCCAAAGCGGCTCAGAGGTTGCCATTATCACCTGTATGATTTACAAAACACCCCGACTTGAACTTCTCGATATCTCCTCAACCCACTATTTTTTTGACCCTTTTAAACCGGATGCTGTTGAGCGTTATATCCAAAGCGGTGAATGGCGCGGAAAAGCAGGGGCGTGTATGGTCGAGGGATTTTGTAAACCCTATATACGTGAAGTACGCGGGTTTGAGAGTACGGCGATGGGGCTGTGCGTTGAAGTATTAAAGCCGTTTGTATGA
- a CDS encoding pyridoxal phosphate-dependent aminotransferase family protein, with protein sequence MMNPYTNELKALKRSGRYRERHLVDEGIIDMASNDYLGLAHLSKLHDMACKTLKNYGYHAPKSSMLVNGYHPIHKNFEKALCEANGFEEAIVMGSGFNANIGLIESLVRRGDVLLMDEEYHASGMVATKMCEGEVIIFSHNDTVALEKELMRAQGKRVIVAIEGIYSMGGDLVPKEIIELAIKYETILILDEAHSSGVIGENLMGILDFYGITPTPLMVKMGTLGKAYGSFGAYVLSSHHINEYLINRAKNVIYATAPSLYDTALAHHALLYIQEHSGVLREAILRRQRIIKEILNIDIAGLILPLEIGNNRAVMEIQKILKEELGVSVGAIRQPTVKAAIIRLIARLDVEEERLIGVCERFRDILVKYVP encoded by the coding sequence ATGATGAACCCCTACACCAACGAACTCAAAGCGCTGAAACGCTCCGGTCGATATCGTGAACGCCATCTTGTCGATGAGGGTATCATCGATATGGCGTCTAATGATTACTTGGGATTGGCACATTTAAGTAAACTTCATGATATGGCGTGCAAAACGTTAAAAAATTATGGATACCATGCTCCAAAATCATCCATGCTGGTCAATGGCTATCATCCAATCCATAAAAATTTTGAAAAAGCACTCTGCGAAGCGAACGGATTTGAAGAGGCTATCGTGATGGGGAGCGGATTTAATGCCAATATCGGACTGATAGAGTCGCTAGTACGTCGGGGTGATGTGCTGCTGATGGATGAAGAGTATCACGCCAGCGGAATGGTGGCGACGAAGATGTGTGAGGGGGAGGTAATCATATTCTCTCATAACGACACAGTAGCTTTGGAAAAAGAGTTGATGCGCGCGCAGGGGAAACGGGTGATTGTCGCTATTGAGGGGATATACTCGATGGGAGGTGACCTCGTTCCCAAAGAAATTATCGAACTTGCCATTAAATATGAAACGATTTTGATTTTGGACGAGGCGCATAGCAGTGGAGTTATCGGAGAAAATCTGATGGGGATTTTAGACTTTTACGGTATTACTCCGACCCCACTAATGGTTAAAATGGGGACTCTCGGTAAAGCATATGGGAGTTTTGGAGCGTATGTTCTCTCATCACATCATATCAATGAGTATCTCATTAATCGGGCTAAAAATGTCATCTACGCCACTGCTCCTTCGCTTTATGATACGGCATTGGCGCATCATGCTCTTCTCTATATACAAGAACATTCTGGAGTGTTGCGAGAAGCTATTTTGCGACGACAACGTATCATCAAAGAGATTTTAAATATCGATATTGCAGGGTTGATTCTTCCGCTAGAGATAGGAAATAATCGAGCTGTGATGGAGATACAAAAAATTCTCAAAGAGGAGCTCGGTGTTTCGGTGGGAGCAATACGCCAACCGACTGTTAAAGCGGCGATTATCCGACTTATCGCACGGTTGGATGTGGAAGAAGAGAGATTGATAGGGGTGTGTGAGCGTTTTAGAGACATTTTGGTAAAATACGTTCCATGA
- a CDS encoding HD domain-containing phosphohydrolase — protein sequence MIPYSPETILIVDDSPDNLMVLSEILKPFYKVKVAINGTKALQMIASGDIPDLILLDIMMPDISGYDVCKKLKNDSLTRNIPVIFVTALSDETDEAEGLHLGAVDYITKPINSSIVLARINTQISLLRYKHDLEQKLQERTEEIVLTRMEVIRQLGRAAEFKDNETGTHVLRMSAYAKIIAQKIGLDNARVELIYLAAPMHDIGKIGTPDAILQKPSSLENHEWEIVRRHPLQGADIIGNHHSLLLQTARIVSLTHHERFDGKGYPYGIKGYDIPLAGRIVAIADVFDALTSKRPYKEAWSLEDAINYLITQKGEHFDGELVDSFLSSMNEIKAVMAQFRDDV from the coding sequence ATGATTCCCTACTCACCGGAAACCATTTTAATCGTCGATGATTCCCCCGATAATCTGATGGTACTAAGCGAAATTCTTAAACCTTTTTATAAAGTCAAAGTGGCTATAAACGGTACAAAAGCACTCCAAATGATTGCTTCGGGAGATATCCCCGATTTGATTTTACTCGATATTATGATGCCCGATATCAGTGGATATGATGTATGCAAAAAACTCAAAAATGACTCTCTCACCCGTAATATCCCTGTTATCTTTGTTACTGCACTCAGCGATGAAACCGATGAAGCGGAGGGGCTACATCTCGGTGCTGTCGATTACATCACTAAACCGATTAACTCCTCTATCGTCCTCGCACGGATTAACACCCAAATCTCATTACTGCGCTATAAACACGATTTGGAACAAAAACTTCAAGAGCGGACAGAGGAGATTGTCCTCACCCGTATGGAGGTTATCCGTCAACTTGGGCGTGCGGCTGAGTTTAAAGATAATGAGACGGGTACTCACGTTTTACGGATGAGTGCTTACGCAAAGATTATCGCTCAAAAAATCGGTCTCGATAATGCACGTGTCGAGCTTATCTATCTTGCCGCCCCGATGCACGACATCGGAAAAATAGGAACTCCCGATGCCATCTTACAAAAACCAAGCTCACTCGAAAATCATGAATGGGAAATTGTACGGCGTCATCCCCTTCAAGGAGCTGACATCATCGGGAATCACCACTCTCTTTTACTTCAAACAGCACGTATTGTCTCCCTCACTCATCACGAACGCTTTGATGGAAAAGGGTATCCTTATGGAATCAAAGGGTACGATATACCCCTCGCGGGACGTATCGTTGCTATTGCCGATGTTTTTGATGCCCTTACTTCCAAACGCCCTTACAAAGAGGCATGGAGTTTAGAGGATGCAATTAACTATCTCATTACACAAAAAGGGGAACATTTTGACGGTGAGCTTGTGGATTCTTTTTTATCAAGTATGAATGAGATTAAAGCGGTTATGGCACAATTTAGAGATGATGTATAA
- the uvrB gene encoding excinuclease ABC subunit UvrB: MPIFKVHTPYQAAGDQPVAIEALASGIKRGEQYVALEGVTGSGKTFTMAKVIESVQLPTIIMTHNKTLAAQLYSEFRSFFPENHVEYFISYYDYYQPEAYIPRQDLFIEKDSSINDELERLRLSATANLLSYDDVIVVASVSANYGLGDPEEYEKMVQVIAIGDEINQKKLLLRLVEMGYARNDAYFDGGHFRVNGEVVDIYPPYWQDQAVRIEFFGDEVERLTFFEPLSNTMTEKQESVTIYATSQFAVGQEKLARAIKRIEDELGERLAELDKQGKIVEMQRLKQRCEFDLEMLQATGMCKGVENYSRHLTDKLPGEAPYTLLDYFTLHHDKFLIIVDESHVSLPQFRGMFAGDRSRKEVLVEYGFRLPSALDNRPLMIDEFIHKAPHYLFVSATPSAQELELSTTLAHQIIRPTGLLDPIITIKPIANQVEDLHDEIKKTVALGDRVLVTVLTKKMAEALTKYLADLGIKVQYMHSEIDAIERNQIIRGLRVGGFDVLIGINLLREGLDLPEVSLVAILDADKEGFLRSETSLVQTIGRAARNEHGRVILYADKITGSMERAISKTNERRTRQEAFNTEHSITPTTTKRNLDENLKLEDVGDLYNRSKKAKTLPAAERKKLVDELTTKMKEAAKKLEFEEAARLRDEIAKIRKL, translated from the coding sequence TTGCCGATTTTTAAAGTCCACACCCCTTACCAAGCTGCCGGCGATCAGCCAGTCGCTATTGAAGCACTCGCCTCCGGTATCAAACGGGGTGAACAATACGTTGCCCTAGAGGGGGTAACCGGAAGCGGTAAGACATTCACGATGGCAAAGGTAATCGAGAGTGTTCAGCTCCCCACCATCATTATGACCCATAACAAAACCCTCGCGGCACAGCTTTACAGTGAATTTCGCTCTTTTTTCCCCGAAAACCATGTCGAGTATTTCATCAGCTACTACGACTATTATCAACCCGAAGCCTATATCCCTCGCCAAGATTTATTTATCGAAAAAGATAGTTCCATCAACGACGAGTTAGAACGTCTACGCCTCTCTGCCACTGCCAATCTCCTAAGCTATGATGATGTTATCGTCGTCGCCTCCGTCTCTGCTAACTACGGGTTGGGAGATCCTGAAGAGTATGAGAAGATGGTGCAGGTAATCGCTATAGGGGATGAGATCAACCAAAAAAAGCTCCTCCTCCGTCTCGTCGAGATGGGATACGCCCGCAATGATGCCTATTTTGACGGCGGTCATTTTCGGGTTAATGGAGAAGTGGTCGATATCTATCCCCCGTACTGGCAAGATCAGGCGGTAAGAATCGAATTTTTCGGCGATGAAGTGGAACGTCTAACCTTTTTTGAACCTCTCAGCAACACCATGACCGAAAAACAAGAGAGTGTCACTATCTACGCCACCTCTCAGTTCGCCGTCGGTCAAGAGAAACTTGCCCGTGCAATCAAGCGAATCGAAGATGAGCTGGGGGAACGGCTAGCCGAACTCGACAAACAAGGGAAAATCGTCGAGATGCAACGGCTCAAACAGCGATGCGAATTTGATTTGGAGATGCTTCAAGCAACAGGGATGTGCAAGGGGGTCGAAAACTACTCCCGTCATCTCACCGATAAACTCCCCGGTGAAGCCCCCTATACTCTCCTCGATTATTTCACCCTCCATCACGATAAATTTCTCATTATCGTCGATGAATCGCACGTGAGTTTACCTCAATTTCGGGGGATGTTTGCGGGAGATCGTAGCCGTAAAGAGGTGCTCGTCGAGTATGGTTTCAGACTTCCTAGCGCCCTCGACAACCGCCCGTTGATGATCGATGAGTTTATCCATAAAGCACCCCATTATCTCTTCGTCTCTGCTACCCCATCGGCGCAAGAGCTCGAGCTGAGCACCACTCTTGCCCATCAAATCATCCGTCCGACAGGATTGCTCGATCCGATCATCACCATCAAACCGATAGCCAATCAGGTCGAAGATTTACACGATGAAATCAAAAAAACAGTGGCTCTGGGTGATCGTGTCCTTGTCACCGTACTCACCAAAAAAATGGCGGAAGCACTCACCAAATACCTCGCCGATTTGGGGATCAAAGTACAGTATATGCATTCCGAAATCGATGCCATCGAACGAAATCAGATTATCCGAGGGCTTCGTGTGGGCGGTTTCGATGTCCTTATCGGAATCAACCTCTTGCGGGAGGGGTTGGATTTACCGGAGGTGAGTTTGGTTGCTATCCTCGATGCCGATAAAGAGGGCTTTCTACGTTCCGAAACCTCTCTCGTCCAAACTATCGGACGCGCCGCACGTAATGAACATGGTCGGGTTATCCTCTATGCCGATAAAATAACAGGATCGATGGAGAGGGCAATCTCTAAAACCAACGAACGTCGCACACGACAAGAGGCATTTAATACCGAACATAGTATCACCCCGACAACAACGAAACGTAATCTCGATGAAAATCTCAAACTCGAAGATGTAGGTGATTTATACAACCGCTCGAAAAAAGCGAAAACACTTCCAGCAGCGGAGCGTAAAAAACTGGTCGATGAACTCACCACTAAAATGAAAGAGGCGGCGAAGAAGTTGGAATTTGAAGAGGCGGCGAGATTACGGGATGAAATCGCTAAAATACGGAAATTATAA
- a CDS encoding DedA family protein, with protein sequence MDEMLKNLSTYGYLVVFIYSLGGGMVALIGAGVLSFMGKMDLTLSISIAFLANFIGDSLIFYMSRYHKHEMMEHLKKHRRKLAFSHLLLKRRGSWIIVIKKFIYGLKTLVPLAIGLTKYNFIKFSIYNAIGAALWAIVVGGVSYLFGGAIVEGFKLIADKPYLAPISLVVIGGGVWFYLSQATKRK encoded by the coding sequence ATGGATGAAATGCTCAAAAATCTCTCAACGTATGGCTACCTAGTCGTTTTTATCTACTCTCTTGGGGGTGGAATGGTTGCCCTCATCGGTGCGGGTGTTCTCAGTTTTATGGGTAAAATGGATTTAACCCTCTCCATAAGTATCGCCTTTCTCGCTAACTTTATCGGCGATTCACTCATATTTTATATGTCTCGCTACCATAAACATGAGATGATGGAACATCTTAAAAAACACCGCCGCAAACTGGCATTTTCCCACCTTCTCCTCAAACGTCGAGGATCATGGATCATTGTCATCAAAAAATTTATTTATGGATTAAAAACCCTCGTCCCTTTGGCAATCGGGTTGACAAAATACAATTTTATAAAATTCAGTATCTATAACGCTATCGGTGCGGCACTTTGGGCTATCGTTGTCGGAGGGGTGAGTTATCTTTTCGGTGGAGCGATTGTCGAAGGATTTAAACTTATTGCGGACAAACCCTACCTCGCTCCTATCTCGCTTGTCGTTATCGGTGGAGGAGTGTGGTTTTATCTCTCCCAAGCAACGAAGCGAAAATAG